One Setaria viridis chromosome 3, Setaria_viridis_v4.0, whole genome shotgun sequence DNA window includes the following coding sequences:
- the LOC117848239 gene encoding uncharacterized protein, which yields MNIHRRDRAKPARDSPAGITSVSRNVECYNKYRHLASSSSYPLPAQSSSPIPVGAGSSFGMYYVSSGVAAAAAAARLDAEDGSPSSVSPRELTLFGEAKRDQDLHLGLGRQEHGSRTTEGGGSERQQSGEPPERELDLELRLGRRPRH from the coding sequence CCGCGCCAAGCCGGCCCGCGACTCGCCCGCCGGCATAACGTCCGTGTCCCGGAACGTCGAGTGCTACAACAAGTACCGCCActtggcgtcgtcgtcgtcgtatcCTCTTCCAGCACAGTCGTCATCTCCGATTCCGGTGGGTGCCGGCAGCAGCTTCGGCATGTACTACGTGAGCTCCGGAGTtgcagcggcggccgccgccgctaggcTGGACGCGGAGGACGGGAGCCCTAGCAGCGTGAGCCCCAGGGAGCTTACCCTGTTCGGCGAGGCCAAACGTGATCAGGACTTGCACCTGGGCCTCGGGCGCCAGGAACACGGTTCGCGCACGACGGAGGGCGGCGGGTCAGAGCGGCAGCAGTCGGGCGAGCCGCCGGAGAGGGAGCTGGACTTGGAGCTCAGGCTTGGGCGTCGTCCCAGGCATTGA